A region from the Phycodurus eques isolate BA_2022a chromosome 12, UOR_Pequ_1.1, whole genome shotgun sequence genome encodes:
- the LOC133410599 gene encoding TGF-beta receptor type-2-like isoform X1: MLSSFSMWSDKLIIIIITTTTSSAVSFSGHLNFNVCMWCEASRPICRDRVCSSNCSLSSFCSSLHEICVAVWTESNASVSVRTRCHNPALPLDGLEETKLLLNSTSHECHMTRAAQTLQTAQLGVILHVCGCSGEHECNDKLIFRRAANGLPSAWDKEVIPAVLVSLVLPVLAVAIVATLYWASKRRSHKSARLRPLCPPSTLARLDGTGKNTPELFRAAAPSGTPGPGQADQLPAVHLEEAVGGGRFAQVWRARLLGESPDQVGGGSVVAVKVFLRAEVASWRHEGAILGDAGMRHRNIVPFLGAQVRGGAYWLLLAYHRLGNLQDFLTANVLGWKRLVTMATGLARGLAHLHSDTLWPSGSPKVSVAHRDVKSGNVLVKEDGDVALCDFGLAVKLHAELTVDDFANSGQVGTARYMSPEALESRVNLEDGGESFKQMDVYSMALVLWEMASRCHVGREVPSYTPAFTGLVGERPCVDVMRDVVIRARQRPDMPTTWTRHRGMSVYCATVTECWDHDPEARLTAHCVLERLHGLIRREEGQEVRPC; the protein is encoded by the exons ATGCTGTCGAGCTTCAGCATGTGGAGCGacaaactcatcatcatcatcatcaccacgaCCACTT CGTCGGCGGTGTCGTTCAGCGGCCATCTTAACTTCAACGTGTGCATGTGGTGTGAAGCGAGCCGTCCGATATGCCGGGACCGTGTCTGCTCCTCCAACTGCTCCTTGTCCTCCTTCTGCTCCTCCCTACACGAGATCTGCGTGGCCGTGTG GACGGAGTCTAATGCAAGCGTGTCCGTGCGAACCAGGTGCCACAATCCCGCACTGCCATTGGACGGCTTGGAGGAGACGAAGCTTCTGCTCAACTCCACGTCCCACGAGTGTCACATGACCAGAGCGGCACAGACGTTGCAGACTGCCCAACTGGGCGTGATCTTGCACGTGTGCGGTTGCAGTGGCGAACACGAGTGCAACGACAAGCTCATCTTCCGACGCGCTGCTAACG GTTTGCCTTCTGCGTGGGACAAAGAAGTGATCCCGGCGGTGCTGGTCAGCCTGGTCCTGCCCGTCCTGGCGGTCGCCATAGTCGCCACCCTTTACTGGGCTTCCAAGCGTCGTAGCCACAAAAGTGCCCGCCTCCGACCCTTGTGCCCTCCGAGCACGCTGGCCCGCCTGGATGGGACGGGAAAAAACACTCCAGAGCTTTTCCGGGCAGCGGCGCCATCTGGCACGCCCGGGCCAGGGCAGGCGGACCAGTTGCCGGCCGTCCACCTGGAAGAGGCGGTCGGCGGCGGTCGCTTTGCGCAGGTGTGGAGGGCCCGGCTGCTGGGTGAGAGTCCAGATCAAGTGGGCGGCGGCTCGGTGGTCGCGGTGAAGGTTTTTCTTCGCGCCGAGGTAGCCTCTTGGAGGCACGAGGGCGCCATCTTGGGTGACGCCGGGATGCGGCACCGCAACATCGTCCCATTCTTGGGCGCGCAG gtgagaggcggggcctACTGGCTGCTGCTGGCCTATCACAGGCTGGGAAATCTTCAAGACTTCCTGACGGCCAACGTGCTGGGCTGGAAGCGGCTGGTAACCATGGCGACCGGCTTGGCGCGTGGACTCGCGCACCTGCACAGTGACACCCTCTGGCCGTCAGGGTCGCCCAAG GTGTCGGTGGCTCACCGCGACGTGAAGAGCGGCAACGTGCTGGTGAAGGAGGACGGAGACGTCGCTCTGTGCGACTTTGGCCTCGCCGTCAAACTCCACGCCGAGCTCACCGTGGACGACTTTGCCAACAGCGGGCAG GTGGGCACAGCGCGCTACATGTCTCCGGAGGCGCTAGAGTCCCGCGTGAACCTGGAGGACGGCGGCGAGTCGTTCAAGCAGATGGATGTCTACTCCATGGCGCTCGTCCTCTGGGAGATGGCCTCGCGATGCCACGTCGGCCGAG AGGTTCCCAGTTACACACCCGCGTTCACTGGCTTGGTGGGCGAACGTCCATGCGTGGACGTGATGCGTGATGTGGTCATCAGGGCGCGCCAACGCCCCGACATGCCAACAACATGGACGCGGCATCGG GGGATGAGCGTCTATTGCGCAACAGTCACAGAGTGCTGGGACCACGACCCTGAGGCACGCCTCACAGCACACTGCGTGCTTGAACGATTACACGGGCTCATCAGGCGGGAAGAGGGACAGGAAGTGCGGCCATGTTGA
- the LOC133410599 gene encoding TGF-beta receptor type-2-like isoform X2 produces the protein MLSSFSMWSDKLIIIIITTTTSSAVSFSGHLNFNVCMWCEASRPICRDRVCSSNCSLSSFCSSLHEICVAVWTESNASVSVRTRCHNPALPLDGLEETKLLLNSTSHECHMTRAAQTLQTAQLGVILHVCGCSGEHECNDKLIFRRAANGLPSAWDKEVIPAVLVSLVLPVLAVAIVATLYWASKRRSHKSARLRPLCPPSTLARLDGTGKNTPELFRAAAPSGTPGPGQADQLPAVHLEEAVGGGRFAQVWRARLLGESPDQVGGGSVVAVKVFLRAEVASWRHEGAILGDAGMRHRNIVPFLGAQVGTARYMSPEALESRVNLEDGGESFKQMDVYSMALVLWEMASRCHVGREVPSYTPAFTGLVGERPCVDVMRDVVIRARQRPDMPTTWTRHRGMSVYCATVTECWDHDPEARLTAHCVLERLHGLIRREEGQEVRPC, from the exons ATGCTGTCGAGCTTCAGCATGTGGAGCGacaaactcatcatcatcatcatcaccacgaCCACTT CGTCGGCGGTGTCGTTCAGCGGCCATCTTAACTTCAACGTGTGCATGTGGTGTGAAGCGAGCCGTCCGATATGCCGGGACCGTGTCTGCTCCTCCAACTGCTCCTTGTCCTCCTTCTGCTCCTCCCTACACGAGATCTGCGTGGCCGTGTG GACGGAGTCTAATGCAAGCGTGTCCGTGCGAACCAGGTGCCACAATCCCGCACTGCCATTGGACGGCTTGGAGGAGACGAAGCTTCTGCTCAACTCCACGTCCCACGAGTGTCACATGACCAGAGCGGCACAGACGTTGCAGACTGCCCAACTGGGCGTGATCTTGCACGTGTGCGGTTGCAGTGGCGAACACGAGTGCAACGACAAGCTCATCTTCCGACGCGCTGCTAACG GTTTGCCTTCTGCGTGGGACAAAGAAGTGATCCCGGCGGTGCTGGTCAGCCTGGTCCTGCCCGTCCTGGCGGTCGCCATAGTCGCCACCCTTTACTGGGCTTCCAAGCGTCGTAGCCACAAAAGTGCCCGCCTCCGACCCTTGTGCCCTCCGAGCACGCTGGCCCGCCTGGATGGGACGGGAAAAAACACTCCAGAGCTTTTCCGGGCAGCGGCGCCATCTGGCACGCCCGGGCCAGGGCAGGCGGACCAGTTGCCGGCCGTCCACCTGGAAGAGGCGGTCGGCGGCGGTCGCTTTGCGCAGGTGTGGAGGGCCCGGCTGCTGGGTGAGAGTCCAGATCAAGTGGGCGGCGGCTCGGTGGTCGCGGTGAAGGTTTTTCTTCGCGCCGAGGTAGCCTCTTGGAGGCACGAGGGCGCCATCTTGGGTGACGCCGGGATGCGGCACCGCAACATCGTCCCATTCTTGGGCGCGCAG GTGGGCACAGCGCGCTACATGTCTCCGGAGGCGCTAGAGTCCCGCGTGAACCTGGAGGACGGCGGCGAGTCGTTCAAGCAGATGGATGTCTACTCCATGGCGCTCGTCCTCTGGGAGATGGCCTCGCGATGCCACGTCGGCCGAG AGGTTCCCAGTTACACACCCGCGTTCACTGGCTTGGTGGGCGAACGTCCATGCGTGGACGTGATGCGTGATGTGGTCATCAGGGCGCGCCAACGCCCCGACATGCCAACAACATGGACGCGGCATCGG GGGATGAGCGTCTATTGCGCAACAGTCACAGAGTGCTGGGACCACGACCCTGAGGCACGCCTCACAGCACACTGCGTGCTTGAACGATTACACGGGCTCATCAGGCGGGAAGAGGGACAGGAAGTGCGGCCATGTTGA